One Acidobacteriota bacterium DNA window includes the following coding sequences:
- a CDS encoding SNF2-related protein: protein MGLFVQIGQKIGKTVLPIKQTRVINLPIPQHAEPELCKFPKPAFEKIQIFRISKGIIQEPQITTNLLFSLSDINWNSDFKPLISGIFRFQGVGFNETRISANLVDMFSLLESKTWVSENLFVLLEGGSVNGKKYGEQGKTQTQSALFKDFQSSAHRSEFKKAYTRVKTRNALSTHATYALSVWDLIYPILLPPLTFDFVPQFDILEKLRPYQKTGISFLVENQSALLADEMGTGKTVMSAVALRLLFRLGKVSKALIICPVNILRVWQDHLLDWASELELTVVRGSKETRKLDWQYPAHVYLTTYETVASDFLTVVKKKDSFNCPKCGKRLFFKEKITVQSDSFPQFECPSCKTILDNIPLKNSLVDSDIFTRFDIVIIDEAQYIKNSNSDRSRAVKLVKPKFRWALTGTPVENKLDDLVSIFEFVKPNYLRKEGLTPSLATKYIKPYFLRRLKEDVLKELPPKIKQDIWLELDESQKVEYQEALRGGVSELESLGDKVSKVHVFKLLTQLKQICNFAKDRNTSSKTKALIELVEEIKDNGQKLLVFSQYVDYGISKLETLLKPFGVAVLKGGLSDQAKRIAIDKFKSDSEITVFLSTIKTGGVGLTLTEASYVIHFDHWWNPALMWQAEDRVHRHGKEHWVDKEGKKQGVNIYSFWMQETIEERIHEKLREKGLLFDEVVNGLSEEIINEMISTDEWLDMLGVKTNKDKRVKKNNQATESSQTITSILESLFTVNPIQFEEVVKSVFTKIGFTNVRTTKRSHDGGIDIIGYRRSVGGTEKTIAQCKRTSRVGVEVARELLGVIAADHSIAKGFLVTSGTVSPECRAFCEKDGRLSIIEGLTLATYILQFGVIVTE from the coding sequence ATGGGATTGTTTGTACAAATCGGTCAAAAGATTGGTAAGACGGTCCTTCCGATTAAGCAAACTAGAGTTATAAATTTACCTATCCCTCAACATGCAGAACCAGAGTTATGCAAATTTCCTAAACCTGCTTTTGAGAAAATACAGATTTTCCGAATATCTAAAGGCATTATTCAAGAACCTCAAATAACGACCAACCTCCTATTCTCATTATCTGATATTAATTGGAACTCAGACTTTAAGCCACTTATATCTGGCATCTTTAGATTTCAAGGAGTTGGATTTAATGAGACAAGAATTAGTGCCAACCTTGTAGATATGTTTTCACTGCTTGAATCCAAAACTTGGGTTTCGGAAAATTTATTTGTTTTGCTAGAGGGCGGTTCTGTAAATGGGAAAAAGTATGGTGAACAAGGTAAGACACAGACTCAATCTGCGCTCTTCAAAGATTTTCAATCCTCCGCGCATCGAAGTGAATTCAAAAAGGCATATACAAGGGTCAAAACACGCAATGCACTATCTACTCACGCTACCTATGCTCTTAGCGTTTGGGATTTAATTTATCCCATCTTATTACCTCCACTCACTTTTGATTTTGTACCTCAATTTGACATATTGGAAAAACTCAGACCGTATCAAAAAACTGGTATATCATTTTTGGTTGAGAATCAATCAGCATTGCTCGCAGATGAAATGGGGACTGGCAAGACAGTAATGAGTGCTGTAGCTTTGAGATTGCTCTTTAGACTAGGTAAAGTTAGCAAAGCGCTTATTATTTGCCCGGTGAATATTCTTAGGGTTTGGCAAGATCATTTACTTGATTGGGCTAGTGAACTTGAGCTAACAGTTGTGAGAGGTTCAAAGGAAACTAGAAAACTTGATTGGCAATACCCCGCCCATGTCTACTTAACTACATACGAAACTGTTGCTTCAGATTTCTTAACCGTTGTAAAAAAAAAGGATTCTTTCAACTGTCCAAAATGTGGCAAGAGGCTTTTTTTTAAAGAAAAAATAACGGTACAAAGTGATTCTTTCCCTCAGTTTGAGTGTCCATCCTGCAAAACTATTCTTGACAATATACCTTTGAAGAATTCTTTAGTTGATTCGGATATTTTTACTCGTTTTGATATTGTCATCATTGATGAAGCTCAATATATCAAGAACTCAAACAGCGATAGAAGCCGAGCGGTAAAATTGGTAAAACCTAAATTCAGATGGGCATTAACTGGGACGCCTGTTGAGAATAAACTTGATGATCTTGTCTCTATATTTGAATTTGTTAAGCCTAACTACCTTCGTAAAGAAGGACTGACTCCAAGCTTAGCTACAAAATATATCAAGCCTTATTTCTTACGTCGGTTAAAAGAAGATGTTCTAAAGGAACTTCCCCCGAAAATCAAACAGGATATCTGGCTAGAATTGGATGAATCTCAAAAGGTTGAATACCAGGAGGCATTACGAGGCGGAGTAAGTGAACTTGAATCATTAGGGGATAAAGTTTCTAAAGTACATGTCTTTAAGCTGCTCACACAGTTAAAACAGATTTGCAATTTTGCTAAAGACCGAAATACGAGTTCTAAAACTAAAGCACTAATAGAGCTTGTTGAGGAAATAAAGGATAATGGTCAAAAACTTTTAGTTTTTTCTCAATATGTTGATTATGGTATCAGCAAACTGGAGACGCTTCTAAAACCATTTGGAGTGGCGGTACTCAAAGGCGGTTTGAGCGATCAAGCAAAGAGAATAGCTATTGATAAGTTCAAAAGTGATTCAGAAATTACCGTTTTTTTATCAACAATCAAAACGGGAGGCGTTGGACTGACACTCACGGAAGCGAGCTACGTTATACATTTTGATCACTGGTGGAATCCCGCCTTAATGTGGCAAGCAGAAGATAGGGTTCATCGGCATGGGAAAGAACATTGGGTTGATAAAGAGGGGAAAAAGCAGGGAGTTAATATCTATAGCTTTTGGATGCAAGAGACTATTGAGGAGAGGATACATGAGAAGTTAAGAGAAAAGGGGCTGTTATTCGATGAAGTAGTTAACGGACTTTCGGAAGAGATTATTAATGAAATGATTTCAACTGACGAGTGGCTCGATATGCTCGGTGTAAAGACGAATAAGGATAAAAGGGTGAAGAAAAATAACCAAGCAACTGAATCGTCACAAACAATAACTAGTATTCTCGAAAGCCTTTTTACGGTGAATCCAATCCAATTTGAAGAAGTAGTAAAATCTGTTTTTACTAAGATCGGATTTACAAATGTCAGGACGACTAAGCGAAGCCACGATGGTGGGATTGATATTATAGGATATAGACGTTCGGTTGGTGGCACTGAAAAGACTATAGCCCAATGTAAAAGAACGAGTCGCGTGGGTGTTGAAGTAGCGAGAGAATTATTAGGAGTAATTGCCGCAGACCATTCCATTGCTAAAGGATTTCTCGTTACATCTGGTACCGTATCGCCTGAGTGTAGAGCTTTTTGTGAGAAGGATGGAAGACTTTCTATTATTGAAGGACTAACTTTAGCTACTTATATTTTACAATTCGGGGTTATAGTCACGGAGTAA
- a CDS encoding DUF3857 and transglutaminase domain-containing protein — MKNHRTVDAVSFKRNLLSGEPQVVATKTQRAQRFIKGTRSGLAPFVSLRFTSFKALLAGCALLWLMSLNAFADDAPGWLRQAASVTTPAYGKNVAAVVLLNERSIKVEEDGKMTTVERYAVKILTSDGSQEARGAAVYMTDTGKVKDIRAWVIHPSGEVKKLGKDETLDLAIAQNDVYNEARIKAISATGEVEPGAIFGYEYTAEERSVFTQFDWNFQEDLPTLVSRFSLSLPVGWHAESVMFNHPKLDPMTTGTNYTWELKNLGHIEDEPAAPSPVNLAPRLAVSYFPAEGKAMLGRSFTSWADVSDWLTNLSIGQDAVSEPLAAKAKQLTANAKTEYEKIQLIGRFVQSVNYISIQTGLGRGGGYRPHAASDVFAKAYGDCKDKANLMKAMLKAIGINSFLVSIYSGDPTYVREEWPSPQQFNHCIIAVNLTEATNAPTVIEHAKLGKLLIFDPTDDNTPVGDLPDHEQNSFALIIAGADGALMRMPITPPEANKMERTIDVELGAGGEITAKLREESIGQASVDERRRFRGLSRPDYLKMIEKWIVRGVSGASVKKAEPTDSPADGKFLLDVEFASPHYGQLMQGKLLIFKPAVVSRRESIFLTESSRKHPVLLNSEAYTETVRVKLPEGFAVDELPDAVKMETAFGIYYTSYEVKDGTLHFTRKMILRGAIIPPGEYARVKEFFARMRAAEQAPVVLARK, encoded by the coding sequence ATGAAAAATCATCGAACAGTGGATGCAGTATCGTTTAAACGAAATTTGTTGAGTGGTGAGCCGCAGGTTGTTGCCACCAAGACACAAAGGGCACAAAGGTTCATCAAGGGGACTAGGTCTGGCTTAGCGCCTTTCGTGTCTTTGCGGTTTACCTCTTTCAAGGCGTTGCTCGCCGGTTGCGCGTTGCTGTGGTTAATGAGCCTCAATGCCTTTGCCGATGATGCGCCGGGGTGGTTGAGACAAGCAGCATCGGTGACAACTCCCGCTTACGGCAAAAATGTTGCGGCGGTGGTTTTGCTCAACGAACGCAGTATCAAAGTTGAAGAAGACGGCAAGATGACCACGGTTGAACGCTACGCTGTGAAAATTCTCACAAGCGACGGCAGCCAGGAAGCGCGCGGCGCAGCCGTTTACATGACCGACACCGGCAAAGTCAAAGACATACGCGCCTGGGTGATTCATCCGTCGGGCGAAGTGAAAAAACTCGGCAAAGATGAAACTCTGGACCTCGCCATCGCGCAAAACGATGTCTACAACGAAGCCCGCATCAAAGCCATCAGCGCCACCGGCGAAGTCGAACCCGGCGCGATTTTCGGTTATGAGTACACCGCCGAAGAGCGTTCGGTGTTCACGCAATTCGATTGGAATTTTCAGGAAGATTTGCCGACCCTGGTGTCGCGTTTCAGTTTGAGTTTGCCTGTGGGCTGGCACGCCGAAAGCGTCATGTTCAATCATCCCAAACTCGACCCCATGACGACGGGGACGAATTACACCTGGGAATTGAAAAATCTCGGACACATCGAAGATGAACCGGCAGCGCCGAGCCCCGTCAATCTCGCGCCGCGTCTTGCCGTGAGTTACTTTCCCGCCGAAGGTAAAGCGATGCTTGGTCGCTCGTTTACTTCGTGGGCAGATGTGTCGGATTGGCTTACCAATCTGAGCATCGGGCAGGACGCCGTAAGCGAACCGCTGGCGGCAAAAGCCAAACAGCTTACGGCAAACGCCAAAACCGAATATGAAAAGATTCAACTCATCGGGCGTTTCGTGCAAAGCGTCAATTACATTTCGATTCAAACCGGGCTTGGGCGCGGCGGCGGCTATCGCCCGCACGCGGCGAGCGATGTGTTTGCCAAAGCTTACGGTGATTGCAAAGACAAAGCCAATTTGATGAAAGCCATGCTCAAAGCCATCGGTATCAATTCATTTCTGGTGAGTATCTATTCGGGCGACCCGACCTATGTGAGAGAAGAGTGGCCCTCGCCGCAACAGTTCAATCATTGCATCATCGCCGTGAACCTTACCGAAGCGACCAACGCGCCGACGGTGATTGAACATGCCAAACTCGGCAAGTTGTTAATTTTCGACCCGACCGATGACAACACTCCGGTTGGCGATTTGCCCGACCACGAACAGAACAGTTTCGCTTTAATTATTGCGGGCGCGGATGGCGCGTTGATGCGCATGCCGATTACCCCGCCCGAAGCCAATAAAATGGAGCGCACCATTGACGTAGAGCTTGGCGCGGGCGGCGAAATTACGGCGAAACTGCGTGAAGAGAGCATCGGTCAGGCATCGGTTGATGAACGGCGAAGGTTTCGCGGACTGTCGCGTCCCGATTATTTAAAGATGATTGAAAAATGGATCGTGCGCGGTGTATCGGGCGCAAGCGTCAAAAAAGCCGAGCCGACAGATAGCCCTGCGGATGGCAAATTTTTGCTCGATGTGGAATTCGCTTCGCCGCATTACGGGCAGTTGATGCAGGGCAAGTTGTTAATTTTTAAACCGGCGGTAGTGTCGCGCCGCGAGAGCATATTTTTAACCGAATCGTCGCGCAAGCATCCGGTGTTATTGAACTCTGAAGCTTATACGGAAACCGTGCGGGTGAAATTGCCCGAAGGTTTCGCGGTTGATGAACTGCCCGATGCGGTGAAGATGGAAACCGCGTTTGGGATTTATTACACGAGCTACGAAGTGAAAGACGGCACCTTGCATTTCACCCGCAAGATGATTTTGCGCGGAGCCATCATTCCGCCGGGCGAATATGCCAGGGTGAAAGAATTCTTCGCCCGCATGCGCGCCGCCGAACAAGCGCCCGTTGTACTGGCGAGGAAATGA
- a CDS encoding DUF3857 domain-containing protein: protein MFLALDATAQDWRPVDPAHLAMKEPVVEKDADAEAIFWEVRVNDAGYDLVFNHYVRIKIFTERGKESESKIDIPYIGNFQIKDIAARTIKPDGSIVELKKESVFDRTIIKVSGIKVKAKSFAMPTVEPGVIIEYRWKEVRPFRSADNIRLPFQRDIPVQFVKYFIKPDPNRNDLAGMRTLAFRMPRVPFTKEKDGFYSMQMTNVPAFREEPYMPPEDQVRSWMLIFYSQEDNLDSAKYWGTLGKRVAEYMKPQMKVNDEIKKAVPQIIGDATTPEDKLARILNFVRTQIKNTSDDASGMTDEQRKKLKNNNSPSDTLKRGMGDGSDIDFLFAALATAAGFDARLALLPDRGDIFFDPKLPVPYFIETGNIAVKVGEGWKFFDPSTTYVPNGMLRWQQEGVQALILDTKECVFVPTPMSPPERSKETRTATFKLSEDGTLEGDVRMVYTGHRAYERKESNDDETPEKREEALRDMIQSRLSTAELSNIIISSVTDPVKPFVYTFHVKVPGYAQRTGKRLFFQPAFFERGIGERFPNSARQHAIYFHYPWMEEDVVTIELPPGYALDSADQPQGLKVENVGSYDVSIGVTKDGRMVEYRRKFQFGLSDNIYFQSSNYPTLKQVFNMVHDRDNHTLTLKQDAAK from the coding sequence ATGTTTTTAGCCCTTGATGCCACCGCACAGGATTGGCGTCCGGTTGACCCTGCGCATCTGGCGATGAAAGAGCCGGTGGTTGAAAAAGATGCCGATGCCGAAGCCATTTTCTGGGAAGTGCGGGTCAACGATGCAGGCTATGATCTGGTGTTCAATCATTACGTTCGCATCAAAATTTTCACCGAACGCGGTAAGGAATCGGAAAGTAAAATCGATATTCCGTACATCGGCAATTTTCAGATCAAAGACATCGCCGCCCGCACCATTAAACCGGACGGGTCGATTGTCGAACTCAAAAAGGAATCGGTGTTTGACCGCACCATCATCAAAGTCAGCGGTATCAAAGTGAAAGCCAAATCCTTTGCCATGCCTACGGTTGAACCGGGCGTGATTATCGAATATCGCTGGAAAGAGGTGCGCCCGTTTCGTTCGGCAGACAATATTCGTTTGCCCTTTCAACGCGATATTCCTGTGCAATTCGTCAAGTATTTCATCAAACCTGACCCTAACCGTAATGACCTGGCAGGTATGCGCACGCTCGCGTTTCGTATGCCGCGCGTGCCCTTTACCAAAGAAAAAGATGGTTTCTATTCCATGCAGATGACCAATGTTCCGGCATTTCGCGAAGAACCTTATATGCCGCCCGAAGACCAGGTGCGTTCCTGGATGCTGATCTTCTATTCGCAAGAAGATAACCTGGACTCTGCAAAATACTGGGGCACCCTTGGCAAGCGGGTTGCCGAATATATGAAGCCGCAGATGAAGGTCAACGACGAAATTAAAAAAGCGGTGCCGCAAATCATCGGCGATGCCACAACCCCGGAAGACAAACTTGCCCGCATCCTCAATTTCGTGCGCACACAGATTAAAAACACCAGCGACGACGCCTCGGGCATGACCGATGAACAGCGTAAAAAACTCAAAAACAACAACTCGCCATCCGATACCTTGAAGCGTGGCATGGGCGACGGTTCGGATATTGATTTTCTGTTTGCGGCGCTGGCGACCGCCGCCGGTTTTGATGCGCGCCTCGCTTTGCTGCCGGATCGCGGCGATATTTTCTTTGACCCGAAACTGCCTGTGCCTTATTTCATTGAAACCGGCAACATCGCTGTGAAAGTCGGCGAGGGTTGGAAATTTTTTGACCCCAGTACGACCTATGTGCCAAACGGTATGTTGCGCTGGCAACAGGAAGGCGTGCAGGCATTGATTCTCGATACCAAAGAATGTGTGTTTGTGCCGACGCCCATGTCGCCGCCGGAGCGTTCAAAAGAGACCCGCACCGCGACCTTTAAACTCAGCGAAGACGGGACGCTCGAAGGTGATGTGCGCATGGTTTACACCGGTCACCGGGCTTATGAGCGAAAAGAGAGCAACGATGATGAGACGCCGGAAAAACGCGAAGAGGCGTTGCGCGACATGATTCAATCGCGGTTGAGCACGGCGGAGCTTTCCAACATCATCATTTCAAGTGTCACCGACCCGGTGAAACCTTTCGTTTATACTTTTCATGTCAAAGTGCCCGGTTATGCGCAACGCACCGGCAAACGCCTGTTTTTTCAACCGGCGTTTTTTGAACGCGGCATCGGCGAAAGATTTCCCAATAGCGCCCGCCAGCACGCCATCTATTTTCACTATCCGTGGATGGAAGAAGATGTGGTGACCATTGAATTGCCGCCCGGTTATGCGCTCGACAGCGCCGATCAACCGCAGGGCTTGAAGGTGGAGAATGTCGGCTCTTATGATGTCAGTATCGGCGTAACCAAAGATGGTCGCATGGTTGAATACCGGCGCAAGTTTCAGTTCGGACTGAGCGACAATATCTATTTTCAAAGTTCCAACTACCCGACTTTGAAACAGGTCTTTAATATGGTGCACGACCGCGACAATCACACGCTGACGCTCAAACAGGACGCGGCGAAATAA
- a CDS encoding S41 family peptidase, translating to MFRKSSCNLLLIFVCCFAVGVTDNRQPTYAQSLERIERERAQSMLNAVKDELKKNYYDTGFGGMDVEARFKASEEKLKQATSLGQALGIVAQSLLDLNDSHTFFIPPSRPVKVEYGWQMQMIGDKCYVIAVKPESDAAAKGLKPGDLIVSVEGFKPSRKEMWKMEYYYYTLSPRQGLRLVVQSPGGEPRQLDVAAKMRQGKRILDLSGRDATIDLNELDRESEDAYRLQRHRFQKVGDIVIWKMPGFDFEPEQASRLIDEYAMPSAGLILDLRGNPGGYVLTLERLASHFFDHEVKIADLKGRKDLKPMVAKKRGDKPFAGRLVVLIDSKSGSAAELFARLMQIEKRGTIIGDQSSGSVMRSKVYIRELGVDKIVPFAVSVTDADVIMTDGKSLEHIGVTPDERLIPTAEDLAAGRDPVLARAAAILGVKLDPAVAGKFFPIEWK from the coding sequence ATGTTTCGGAAATCTTCCTGCAATTTATTATTGATTTTCGTTTGTTGCTTCGCCGTTGGCGTTACTGACAACCGGCAACCGACATATGCTCAGAGTCTTGAGCGTATCGAGCGTGAACGGGCGCAAAGCATGCTCAACGCCGTCAAAGACGAGTTGAAAAAAAATTACTATGATACAGGCTTCGGTGGCATGGATGTGGAGGCGCGCTTCAAAGCCTCTGAAGAGAAACTCAAACAAGCCACCTCGCTTGGGCAGGCATTGGGAATTGTTGCCCAATCGCTGCTCGACCTTAATGACTCCCACACCTTTTTCATTCCGCCTTCACGTCCGGTGAAGGTTGAATATGGTTGGCAAATGCAAATGATTGGCGACAAGTGTTATGTGATTGCCGTAAAACCCGAAAGCGATGCTGCCGCCAAAGGTTTAAAACCCGGCGACCTGATCGTTTCAGTTGAAGGTTTCAAACCTTCACGCAAAGAGATGTGGAAGATGGAGTATTATTACTACACCTTAAGCCCGCGCCAGGGGCTGCGACTGGTGGTGCAAAGTCCCGGCGGCGAACCGCGCCAACTCGATGTTGCGGCAAAGATGCGACAGGGGAAGCGCATCCTTGACCTCTCCGGACGGGATGCGACTATTGATTTGAATGAACTCGACAGGGAATCTGAGGATGCTTACCGTTTACAGCGACACCGTTTCCAGAAAGTCGGAGACATCGTCATCTGGAAGATGCCGGGTTTCGATTTCGAGCCGGAACAGGCGAGTCGGTTGATTGATGAATATGCGATGCCAAGCGCCGGACTCATCCTTGATTTGCGCGGCAATCCCGGAGGTTACGTATTGACGCTGGAACGCTTAGCCAGCCATTTCTTTGACCATGAAGTAAAAATTGCCGACCTCAAAGGGCGCAAAGACTTAAAACCGATGGTTGCCAAAAAGCGCGGCGATAAACCTTTCGCAGGGCGACTCGTGGTTTTAATCGACAGCAAATCCGGGTCGGCGGCTGAACTGTTCGCGCGGTTGATGCAAATCGAAAAACGCGGCACGATCATCGGCGACCAATCTTCCGGGTCGGTTATGCGCTCTAAGGTTTATATCAGGGAGTTGGGAGTAGACAAGATTGTGCCTTTCGCGGTGAGCGTTACGGATGCGGATGTGATTATGACCGATGGCAAAAGTCTGGAACATATCGGGGTGACGCCGGATGAACGGCTCATTCCAACCGCCGAAGATTTAGCCGCAGGGCGCGACCCTGTGCTGGCGCGCGCCGCCGCCATCCTGGGCGTAAAACTTGACCCGGCAGTAGCGGGAAAGTTTTTCCCTATCGAATGGAAATAA
- a CDS encoding FAD-dependent oxidoreductase, which translates to MPVALAACQSTEKLSLPEGEIIGASDVVGHRLRDGARVEIAPDNWERKKIVIVGGGVAGLAAARRLLQSGVEDFVLLELEKDAGGTARSGQSPLISYPWGAHYLPAPMKEDAGLVELLDEMGILEGRDKDGEPMVAEQFLCRDPEERLFFKGKWYEGLYLRAGASADDLAEFEAFQKAVGRWVAWRDAKGRRAFTLPIAKCSDDAEVNALDKITFGEWMNQRGFTSPRLRWFVDYACRDDYGMTLEQTSAWAGLFYFCSRVKKPGDEAAPLITFPEGNGRFIAHLLDRAKAQVRLGLAAVELIPTNAGVDVMAMSYDGERVRGFHAEKVIFAAPHFLTRYLIRDYRDKPPAQVQEFEYGAWMVANLFLRDRPKDKGFQLAWDNVFYESPSLGYVVATHQRGIDRGASVFTYYYPLCDDNPREARNRLLGTDQRGWADVTLTDMSRAHFEIRALVERLDVMRWGHAMIRPRPNFTRSPLLAAAAKPYRNIHFAHTDLSGVALFEEAFYHGNRAAEEVMSDE; encoded by the coding sequence TTGCCGGTTGCCCTTGCCGCCTGTCAATCAACTGAAAAACTATCGTTGCCGGAAGGTGAAATCATTGGCGCGTCGGACGTGGTCGGGCATCGCCTGCGTGACGGCGCGCGCGTTGAAATTGCGCCGGACAATTGGGAGCGCAAAAAAATTGTCATCGTTGGCGGCGGGGTTGCGGGGCTTGCGGCAGCGCGTCGTTTACTGCAATCGGGGGTTGAAGATTTCGTTTTACTCGAACTTGAAAAGGACGCCGGCGGCACCGCAAGAAGCGGACAATCGCCGCTTATCTCATACCCCTGGGGCGCGCATTATTTGCCTGCGCCGATGAAAGAGGACGCGGGGCTTGTGGAACTGCTGGACGAGATGGGCATTCTCGAAGGTCGCGATAAAGACGGCGAGCCGATGGTTGCCGAACAGTTTTTGTGTCGCGACCCGGAAGAGCGGTTGTTTTTCAAAGGCAAATGGTACGAAGGGCTTTACCTTCGCGCCGGGGCAAGCGCCGATGACCTCGCCGAGTTTGAGGCTTTTCAAAAAGCGGTAGGGCGATGGGTCGCCTGGCGTGACGCCAAAGGTCGTCGGGCATTCACACTGCCGATTGCCAAGTGTTCGGATGATGCGGAGGTCAACGCGCTCGATAAAATCACCTTTGGCGAATGGATGAATCAGCGTGGGTTTACTTCGCCGCGCCTGCGCTGGTTCGTCGATTATGCCTGTCGCGATGATTACGGCATGACGCTGGAGCAGACGAGCGCCTGGGCGGGACTTTTTTATTTCTGTTCGCGGGTGAAAAAGCCCGGCGATGAAGCCGCGCCGCTGATCACTTTTCCTGAAGGCAACGGACGATTCATCGCGCATCTTTTGGATAGAGCAAAAGCCCAGGTGCGATTGGGGCTTGCCGCAGTTGAACTGATTCCGACAAATGCGGGCGTTGATGTGATGGCGATGAGTTATGATGGCGAGCGCGTGCGCGGCTTTCACGCAGAGAAAGTGATTTTTGCCGCGCCGCATTTTTTAACCCGCTACCTGATTCGCGATTATCGCGACAAGCCACCGGCGCAGGTTCAGGAATTTGAATACGGCGCGTGGATGGTGGCGAATCTTTTTTTGCGCGACCGCCCGAAAGATAAAGGCTTTCAACTGGCGTGGGACAATGTGTTTTACGAAAGCCCATCGCTTGGCTACGTTGTCGCTACGCATCAACGCGGCATTGATAGAGGGGCGAGCGTGTTTACTTATTATTATCCGCTTTGCGATGACAATCCGCGTGAGGCGCGCAATCGGCTGCTCGGCACGGACCAGCGCGGTTGGGCAGATGTGACGCTCACGGATATGAGCCGCGCCCATTTTGAAATTCGCGCACTGGTTGAACGATTGGATGTGATGCGTTGGGGACACGCGATGATTCGCCCGCGCCCGAATTTTACCCGCAGCCCGCTGCTTGCCGCCGCCGCCAAGCCTTATCGCAATATTCATTTCGCGCATACGGATTTAAGCGGCGTCGCTTTATTTGAAGAAGCTTTCTATCACGGCAACCGTGCCGCTGAGGAAGTGATGAGTGATGAGTGA
- a CDS encoding polyamine aminopropyltransferase has translation MNRTPIIFLNVLVIATCGLIYELLAGTLASYVLGDSVTQFSLIIGIYLSALGVGAWVSGFIDKELARKFVEVEIAVALLGGFSAPLLFLSFARLSYFQVVLYSVVFAVGVLVGLELPLLMRILKDVLDFKELVARVLTFDYIGALIASLLFPLFLVPRLGLVRTSLLFGMLNAVVGLWATWLLEPLMKRGVFFLRVRAGIIIVLLIIGFIKANSLTSLAEDELFQDDIIYAKQTPYQRIIVTRGRAGFQLFLNGHLQFSSVDEYRYHESLVHPAMMSVNAPRRVLVMGGGDGLAMREILRYPSVESLTLVDLDAGMTELSARFPPLAELNKHSFADPRVEVINRDAMIWLEDRKELFDVAIIDFPDPSSFALGKLYTTRFYKLLKARLTPDAAVAIQTTSPLFARQSYWCIMKTLEAAGFYVHPYQTTVPSFGVWGFALAKTQEFAPPRLAPKNFNLRFLDDNALASLFIFPADLAPVPVEINRLDNQALVRYYESEWRRYE, from the coding sequence ATGAATCGCACGCCCATCATTTTTCTCAATGTCCTCGTCATTGCCACCTGTGGACTCATCTATGAATTACTGGCGGGAACGCTCGCCAGCTATGTCCTCGGTGATTCGGTTACGCAATTCTCCTTAATCATCGGCATTTACCTGTCGGCGCTCGGCGTCGGCGCGTGGGTCTCAGGGTTTATTGATAAAGAACTGGCGCGCAAATTTGTCGAAGTGGAAATCGCTGTGGCTCTGCTTGGCGGATTTTCCGCGCCGTTGTTGTTTTTGAGTTTTGCGCGGCTCAGTTATTTTCAAGTCGTCCTGTATTCGGTGGTGTTTGCCGTTGGCGTTCTGGTGGGACTCGAATTGCCGCTGCTGATGCGCATTCTCAAAGATGTGCTCGATTTCAAAGAACTGGTGGCGCGCGTCTTGACCTTCGATTATATCGGCGCGCTGATTGCTTCACTCCTGTTTCCGCTTTTTTTAGTTCCGCGCCTGGGACTGGTGCGCACGTCACTGTTGTTTGGCATGCTCAATGCCGTGGTCGGTTTGTGGGCAACCTGGTTACTTGAACCGTTGATGAAACGCGGCGTATTTTTCCTGCGGGTTCGCGCCGGAATAATCATTGTGCTGTTAATCATTGGGTTCATTAAAGCCAACTCGCTGACCAGTCTTGCCGAAGATGAATTGTTTCAAGATGACATCATCTATGCCAAGCAGACGCCCTATCAACGCATCATCGTCACCCGCGGGCGCGCCGGATTTCAATTGTTTTTAAACGGGCACCTGCAATTCAGTTCAGTTGATGAGTATCGCTATCATGAATCGCTGGTGCATCCGGCGATGATGTCTGTCAATGCGCCGCGCCGCGTACTGGTGATGGGGGGTGGCGATGGGTTGGCGATGCGCGAAATTTTGCGCTACCCATCGGTCGAATCCTTGACCCTGGTTGACCTGGATGCAGGCATGACCGAACTTTCAGCGCGCTTTCCGCCGCTTGCCGAACTCAATAAACATTCTTTCGCAGACCCGCGTGTGGAGGTTATCAATCGGGATGCGATGATCTGGCTCGAAGACCGGAAAGAGCTTTTCGATGTAGCGATTATTGACTTCCCTGACCCCTCAAGTTTCGCACTTGGCAAACTCTACACCACGCGGTTTTATAAATTGCTCAAGGCGAGACTGACACCCGATGCGGCAGTAGCGATTCAAACGACTTCGCCGCTGTTTGCGCGACAATCTTACTGGTGCATTATGAAAACGCTTGAAGCGGCAGGCTTTTATGTCCACCCATATCAAACCACCGTGCCATCATTCGGGGTGTGGGGCTTTGCGCTTGCAAAAACTCAGGAATTTGCGCCGCCACGCCTGGCGCCGAAAAATTTCAATTTACGATTTTTGGATGACAACGCGCTGGCGAGCCTGTTCATCTTTCCGGCAGACCTCGCCCCCGTGCCTGTCGAAATCAACCGTTTGGATAATCAAGCCCTGGTGCGGTATTACGAATCCGAATGGCGGCGATACGAATAA